The DNA region ggcggggtgcgcgcaaggggatgtggaaaaaaaaaaaaagaaacgaaaggcacgggttcagacgcagcggcggggtgcgcgcaaggggatgtggaaaaaaaaaaaaagaaacgaaaggcacgggttcagacgcagcggcggggtgcgcgcaaggggatgtggaaaaaaaaaaaaagaaacgaaaggcacgggttcagacgcagcggcggggtgcgcgcaaggggatgtggaaaaaaaaaaaaagaaacgaaaggcacgggttcagacgcagcggcggggtgcgcgcaaggggatgtggaaaaaaaaaaaaagaaacgaaaggcacgggttcagacgcagcggcggggtgcgcgcaaggggatgtggaaaaaaaaaaaaagaaacgaaaggcacgggttcagacgcagcggcggggtgcgtggacggggatgtggaggagaaaagtgagcacgagtgttgatcggtgaactgcgtcaccaatcaacgctcggcggcactaaggggggtgaaaaagaaaagagcacgagtgttgatcggtgaactgcgtcaccaatcaacgctcggcggctgctaaatttgggcacggacggacgtggcgcagtgagggtggagggggaagtggggatgggggtaaggggggatggggggggtaaggggggatgggggggggggggtaagaaagatcgggccgggatcggggtatcaacacttacggttgtagtctgtcttctttcttctgttttctttcttctgtcttctttcttttgttttttagcgagaattatggtgtcacaggctactgtggcaccacaagtctcagcacaggagggggatctgacagcgtgaccgctctgcaggaaccctcaccaagtgtgaggattcctgaagagcggtcagacaggtcagggacaggtgagacaggtcacagagcggtcacacaccgctgctgtgacctgtgattggtgggatcgatgatcacatcgatcccaccaatcaggggaggccctggtgacgccggtgttgctaggcaccagcctatgatcggagctcacagctccgatcataggcaggtcaccggcaggtcaccagtaggtgaccggcaggtgaccggtaggtcacccccaggtcaccatcagggcacagcgcgggcacaccgctgctgtgccctctatccggaggtggcagggagatgaggcagggcccaggcagttatattcaagcagggcacagcgcggtaacaccgccgctgtgccccgccattggcgcgatcgatgtgatcgtcgatcgcgccaatgcggcgggtctgtgccctgattgacgcgatcgacgatcacatcgatcgcgccaatcagctgcaggatccggaccgatgaggaggcagggcagggcagagggggcgccggtccaggcagggcacagcgcggtaataccgccgctgtgccctgcgattggcgcgatcgatgtgatcgtcgatcgcgccaatccggggggttttggtcggtgcctggcgttgcacatcggtactcgatcctagcctgggacctcactgtttcagccaatctgattggctgaaacagtgagaaaggctgtgattcgctgttcagaattgaacagccaatcacagcgatcgggaggccgggggggcggcgccataccccgaaatgccgaggccatcttcccccaggtgagatggcgtcggaattttaatgcgatcaccgcgacttaagtcgcggtgtcgcattaaagggcatgacgtactatcccgtcggcggtcatgggggcccaccccacctcgacgggatagtacgtcggatgtcaggaaggggttaattaaacaatTTTGTCTTGCACACAGACatatttgtacttacgagcgctgagacactgttttttgcagaaagagcaattgctcgtaatgcacatacggggtcacccgtttggcaCCTGATCTGCTTGGTGCATTTTGACTGTTCCGGTAGTCATGGACAAAGCGatcccttattgatttccaacgggtatggaccgcatcggctttaaatttaaaaaaaaattaaaaaatagatatataaatagtagatagacagttcttatattgatagttttaaaattgtgtatagttagttaagatagttgatatatagatagtagatagatagttgatagatagtagttattagatagatgatagagaaatagtttaagaaatagtgtatagatagttgagagttgagagatagatagtagacaatgtaacatcaccaatatttaccaatttttttctttgaggttgacgacttctccatgtatcggggatcgaagtgacagataattttatcccacaacttgcggttcttcacgatgtcatggtgggagctgtcgctttggtcccatattgaggggttggcttccacaaggttgatcagtgtctcgttgtgaatggtcaacggctcttcgtcaaccacaatcctttttttttggctcgctgacttggactatgtaaacacaaaacgttatgttgaaaggttcaatttcactttattggtagactgatagatagatagatagatagatagatagatagatagatagatagatagatagatagatagatagatagatagatagatagatagatagatacataga from Ranitomeya variabilis isolate aRanVar5 chromosome 3, aRanVar5.hap1, whole genome shotgun sequence includes:
- the LOC143817696 gene encoding uncharacterized protein LOC143817696, with amino-acid sequence MHQGLDVKQVIRWDKSWAYAGSSTNASESSEPEAARPPPKKQAKPTKVVAHGGHKRKKVPRRLSSPQLPVSKSASQKKRIVVDEEPLTIHNETLINLVEANPSIWDQSDSSHHDIVKNRKLWDKIICHFDPRYMEKSSTSKKKIADAVHTRWKSIRDRFVHDYRNSQNAPSRSGAKRVTPYVHYEQLLFLQKTVSQRS